The following are from one region of the Achromobacter xylosoxidans genome:
- the ccoG gene encoding cytochrome c oxidase accessory protein CcoG: MEDGSAARTGNSPDGDPPPWRPHVKPPRPGTETLEQTLAGVRSKIYPRSVSGIFARWRIAFVFLTQLIFYGLPWLQWNGRQAVLFDLGARKFYLFGLVLWPQDVVYLAVLLVISALALFLFTAVAGRLFCGYACPQTVYTEIFMWIERKVEGDRVARIRLDESPWTWRKARLKITKHFLWIALAWWTGSTFIGYFAPIRELGHELFALQLGPWQWFWMLFYGFATWGNAGFMRESVCKYMCPYARFQSVMVDPDTFVVTYDKRRGDPRGGRSRKVDHKAAGLGDCVDCSLCVQVCPTGIDIRDGLQYMCIGCGACIDACEQVMDKMQYEPGLIRYTSERAMLDGLSAKSARSHLLRPRVLIYGTLILALAIAFVASLAMRNPLRVDVIRDRGALGREVAGGMIENVYRLQIINTSDQPMRLQLSADGMPGLKVMTGRQGSDTVDVEAAANKLVPMVIRAPAGAEPGAHAITLRARGQDGESRAVETDEPASFYVPD, from the coding sequence ATGGAAGATGGGTCAGCCGCAAGGACCGGCAATTCGCCTGACGGTGACCCGCCGCCCTGGCGGCCGCACGTAAAGCCGCCGCGCCCCGGGACGGAAACCCTGGAGCAGACGCTGGCGGGCGTGCGCAGCAAGATCTACCCCCGGTCCGTCAGCGGCATCTTCGCCCGCTGGCGCATCGCATTCGTCTTTCTCACCCAGCTGATTTTCTATGGCCTGCCCTGGCTGCAATGGAACGGCCGCCAGGCCGTGCTGTTCGACCTGGGCGCGCGCAAGTTCTATCTCTTCGGCCTGGTGCTGTGGCCGCAGGACGTGGTCTATCTGGCGGTGCTGCTGGTGATTTCGGCGCTGGCGCTGTTCCTGTTCACCGCGGTGGCGGGGCGGCTGTTCTGCGGCTACGCCTGTCCGCAGACCGTCTATACCGAAATCTTCATGTGGATCGAGCGCAAGGTCGAAGGCGACCGCGTCGCGCGCATCCGCCTGGACGAATCGCCCTGGACCTGGCGCAAGGCGCGCCTGAAGATCACCAAGCATTTCCTGTGGATCGCGCTGGCCTGGTGGACGGGTTCCACCTTCATTGGCTACTTCGCGCCCATCCGCGAACTGGGCCATGAGCTGTTCGCGCTGCAACTCGGCCCCTGGCAGTGGTTCTGGATGCTGTTCTACGGCTTCGCCACCTGGGGCAACGCCGGCTTCATGCGCGAATCCGTGTGCAAGTACATGTGCCCCTACGCGCGCTTCCAGAGCGTGATGGTGGACCCCGACACCTTCGTGGTCACCTACGACAAGCGCCGCGGCGATCCGCGCGGCGGCCGCTCGCGCAAGGTGGACCACAAGGCCGCCGGGCTGGGCGATTGCGTCGATTGCAGCCTGTGCGTGCAGGTCTGTCCGACCGGCATCGATATCCGCGACGGCCTGCAGTACATGTGCATAGGCTGCGGCGCCTGTATCGATGCCTGTGAACAGGTCATGGACAAGATGCAGTACGAACCCGGCCTGATCCGCTATACCTCGGAACGCGCCATGCTGGACGGCTTGTCCGCCAAGAGCGCGCGCTCCCATCTGCTGCGCCCGCGCGTGCTGATCTACGGCACGCTGATCCTGGCGCTGGCCATCGCCTTCGTCGCATCGCTGGCCATGCGCAACCCCCTGCGGGTGGACGTGATCCGCGACCGCGGCGCGCTGGGGCGCGAAGTGGCCGGCGGCATGATCGAAAACGTATACCGCCTGCAGATCATCAATACCTCCGACCAGCCGATGCGCCTGCAACTCTCGGCCGACGGCATGCCCGGCCTGAAGGTGATGACCGGACGACAAGGCTCGGACACCGTCGACGTCGAGGCCGCGGCCAACAAGCTGGTGCCCATGGTCATCCGCGCGCCGGCCGGCGCCGAGCCCGGCGCCCATGCCATCACGCTGCGCGCGCGCGGCCAGGATGGCGAGAGCCGTGCGGTCGAGACCGACGAGCCCGCCAGCTTCTACGTACCCGACTGA
- a CDS encoding LysR family transcriptional regulator: MERAIHVPALLARLRMRQIVLLLAIEERGTLRAAANQLNMTQSAASKMLHELELAIGQPLYGRVGRGLALTAAGECVMGYFRGMRGTVSSLARELEELRLGSAGKLFIGSIMAASPGHLTDALLRLKETFPLLAVEISTGTSDLLMGRMNEGKLDVVIGRMLTPSDCQYVFRPIGDEALSVIAAVDHPLAGRKRVSFEAMLAYPWVLQPHGSPMRDVIEQEFRSHDAATPKGLIESASILTTTNLAMKSTMLGVIPESVASRYAAHGLLAILPYQIRQSLTAFGSIVPRDRPLSAAARHFVGLLHGDAAA; this comes from the coding sequence ATGGAACGCGCGATCCACGTCCCTGCCCTGCTGGCCCGGCTGCGCATGCGGCAGATCGTCCTGCTGCTGGCGATCGAGGAGCGCGGCACGCTGCGCGCCGCCGCCAACCAGCTCAACATGACCCAGTCCGCAGCCAGCAAGATGCTGCATGAACTGGAACTGGCCATCGGCCAGCCGCTGTACGGACGGGTCGGCCGGGGCCTTGCGCTGACCGCGGCGGGCGAATGCGTGATGGGGTACTTCCGGGGCATGCGCGGCACGGTCTCGTCGCTGGCGCGCGAACTGGAGGAGCTGCGCCTGGGCAGCGCGGGCAAGCTGTTCATCGGCAGCATCATGGCGGCTTCGCCCGGCCACCTGACCGACGCCCTGCTGCGCCTGAAAGAGACTTTCCCGCTGCTCGCGGTGGAGATTTCCACCGGCACCAGCGACCTGCTGATGGGCCGCATGAACGAAGGCAAGCTGGACGTGGTGATCGGCCGCATGCTGACGCCGTCGGACTGCCAGTATGTGTTCCGCCCCATCGGCGATGAAGCGCTGTCCGTGATCGCGGCGGTGGACCATCCGCTGGCCGGCCGCAAGCGCGTGAGCTTCGAGGCCATGCTGGCCTATCCCTGGGTATTGCAGCCGCACGGCAGTCCGATGCGCGACGTCATCGAACAGGAGTTCCGCTCGCACGATGCCGCCACGCCCAAGGGCCTGATCGAATCGGCCTCCATCCTGACCACGACCAACCTGGCGATGAAGTCCACGATGCTGGGCGTGATTCCGGAGTCGGTGGCCAGCCGCTATGCGGCGCATGGTCTCCTGGCGATACTGCCCTACCAGATCCGGCAGAGCCTGACGGCCTTCGGCAGCATCGTGCCGCGCGACCGGCCGCTGAGCGCCGCGGCTAGGCATTTCGTGGGCTTGCTGCACGGCGACGCAGCGGCTTGA
- a CDS encoding FixH family protein, with protein sequence MTAAQPAKTAKPWYREPWPWILMAGPFAAMIGCFVTIYFAFTNFSNQPIQEGVVKRGLVIEQAAPSANP encoded by the coding sequence ATGACCGCCGCCCAACCCGCCAAGACCGCCAAGCCCTGGTACCGCGAGCCCTGGCCCTGGATCCTGATGGCCGGCCCGTTCGCGGCCATGATAGGCTGCTTCGTCACGATCTATTTCGCTTTCACCAATTTCAGCAACCAGCCGATCCAGGAGGGCGTGGTCAAGCGCGGCCTGGTCATCGAGCAGGCGGCGCCCAGCGCCAATCCGTAA
- a CDS encoding dihydrodipicolinate synthase family protein, whose product MATYQNPRYRGIFPVVPTTFTESGELDLPSQKRAVDFMIDSGVDGLCILANFSEQFVLSDDEREVLTRTILEHVAGRVPVIVTTTHFSTQVCAARSRRAQEQGAAMLMIMPPYHGATIRVSEEQVTGFFQRVSDAVDIPMMIQDAPVAGTPLSAAALARMAREIEHVAYFKIETAGAASKLRDLIALGGDTVEGPWDGEEAITLLPDLDAGATGSMTGGGFADGLRPIIEAHRAGKRDEAYRLYERWLPLINYENRQGGILTAKALMKAGGVIACDAPRHPWPAMRAEVRQGLLETASRLDPLVLRWGR is encoded by the coding sequence ATGGCTACCTACCAGAACCCGCGCTATCGCGGCATCTTCCCGGTCGTGCCCACCACCTTCACCGAATCCGGCGAGCTGGATCTTCCCAGCCAGAAGCGGGCCGTGGATTTCATGATCGACTCGGGCGTCGACGGGCTTTGCATCCTGGCCAATTTTTCCGAGCAGTTCGTGCTGTCTGACGACGAGCGCGAAGTCCTGACGCGGACCATCCTGGAGCACGTCGCCGGCCGCGTGCCGGTGATCGTGACCACCACGCACTTCAGCACCCAGGTCTGCGCCGCGCGCAGCCGTCGCGCGCAGGAGCAGGGCGCCGCGATGCTGATGATCATGCCGCCTTACCATGGCGCGACGATCCGCGTGTCCGAGGAACAGGTGACGGGATTCTTCCAGCGCGTGTCGGACGCGGTGGACATCCCCATGATGATCCAGGACGCGCCGGTCGCCGGCACGCCGTTGTCGGCCGCGGCGCTGGCGCGGATGGCGCGCGAGATCGAGCACGTCGCCTACTTCAAGATCGAGACCGCGGGCGCGGCCTCCAAGCTGCGCGACCTGATCGCGCTGGGCGGGGACACCGTGGAAGGACCCTGGGACGGCGAGGAAGCCATCACGCTGCTGCCCGACCTGGATGCCGGCGCCACCGGCTCCATGACCGGCGGCGGTTTCGCCGATGGCCTGCGGCCCATCATCGAGGCCCACCGCGCGGGCAAGCGCGACGAGGCCTACCGCCTGTACGAGCGCTGGCTGCCCCTGATCAATTACGAGAACCGGCAGGGCGGCATCCTCACGGCCAAGGCCTTGATGAAGGCCGGCGGCGTGATCGCCTGCGATGCGCCGCGGCACCCGTGGCCGGCCATGCGCGCGGAGGTCCGGCAGGGCCTGCTGGAGACCGCGAGCCGCCTGGATCCGCTGGTCCTGCGCTGGGGGCGTTGA
- a CDS encoding DUF2938 domain-containing protein, producing the protein MESMEVAAKVVLIGIGATIVMDVWGMLQKALGMPTLGYALVGRWAGHLCRGTLAHANIGRAEPVAGESALGWTIHYAVGLVFAALLVGIEGAAWLRDPTWLPALAVGVATVVMPFFVMQPAMGAGIAASRTPTPWKNRLRSLATHAVFGCGLYLSAAALRQVWS; encoded by the coding sequence ATGGAATCGATGGAAGTGGCGGCAAAAGTGGTTTTGATCGGTATCGGCGCGACGATCGTGATGGACGTGTGGGGCATGCTCCAGAAGGCCTTGGGCATGCCCACACTGGGCTATGCGCTGGTCGGCCGGTGGGCCGGCCACCTGTGCCGGGGCACGCTTGCCCACGCCAATATCGGCCGGGCCGAGCCCGTCGCGGGCGAATCGGCGCTGGGATGGACGATCCACTACGCCGTGGGTCTCGTCTTCGCCGCGCTGCTGGTCGGCATCGAGGGCGCGGCATGGCTGCGCGATCCCACATGGCTGCCCGCCCTGGCCGTGGGCGTCGCGACCGTCGTGATGCCGTTTTTCGTCATGCAGCCCGCCATGGGCGCGGGGATCGCCGCGTCCCGCACGCCCACGCCCTGGAAGAACCGCCTGCGCAGCCTGGCGACGCATGCGGTGTTCGGCTGCGGCCTGTATCTGTCGGCGGCGGCGCTCAGGCAGGTGTGGAGCTGA
- a CDS encoding helix-turn-helix domain-containing protein: MDISEVARRTGLPASTLRFYENKGLIKAVSAAGERRRFAPGVLDQLALIALGQAGGLSLDEIQAMLSPEGALRVDRQLLLDKADSIDATIKRLRAMSQGLRHAAVCPAANHAQCPTFQRLLKAAAGRLKQNRAAAGKQKNAIHP; encoded by the coding sequence ATGGATATTTCGGAAGTCGCCCGGCGCACGGGCCTGCCGGCCTCCACGCTGCGCTTCTATGAAAACAAGGGCTTGATCAAGGCGGTCAGCGCCGCCGGCGAACGCCGGCGTTTCGCGCCTGGCGTGCTGGATCAATTGGCGCTGATCGCGCTGGGGCAGGCCGGTGGCCTGTCGCTGGACGAGATCCAGGCCATGCTCTCGCCCGAGGGCGCGTTGCGGGTGGACAGGCAGTTGTTGCTGGACAAGGCCGACAGCATCGATGCGACCATCAAGCGCCTGCGGGCGATGAGCCAGGGCCTGCGCCATGCCGCGGTATGTCCCGCCGCCAACCATGCGCAATGCCCGACTTTCCAGCGGCTGTTGAAGGCCGCCGCGGGACGGTTGAAGCAGAACAGGGCGGCGGCCGGCAAGCAAAAAAACGCCATCCACCCGTAA
- a CDS encoding Bug family tripartite tricarboxylate transporter substrate binding protein — protein sequence MKTRLLAAMAAGALCLSALAPVQAQTADWPNKPLRLLVGSAPGGGTDAMARAVADKLGPLLKQTVVVENKPGASNTLAADLAAKSTDGHTMVMGVSTAHAIAPHLLKLGYDNDRDLTPVVFVGAVPNILVVNNDVPAKSVQELIALLKSKPGTYNFASSGSGSTQHIAAELFKDATGVQMIHIPYRGSGPALVDLMGGQVQIAFETASSVIPHIKSGKVRALAVLSAKRNAQLPDVPTMAEAGVPGVEMSAWYGIYMPSATPAANQKRIHDAVNGILALPDTQTRLQAIGADINPMSQEQFAQFHKSENQRYAGVIKKNNISVE from the coding sequence ATGAAGACTCGGCTATTGGCCGCGATGGCGGCTGGCGCCCTGTGCCTGTCGGCCCTGGCGCCCGTCCAGGCGCAGACCGCCGACTGGCCCAACAAGCCACTGCGCCTGCTGGTGGGATCCGCGCCGGGCGGCGGCACCGACGCCATGGCGCGCGCCGTGGCGGACAAGCTGGGGCCCTTGCTCAAGCAGACCGTGGTGGTCGAGAACAAGCCGGGCGCGTCGAACACGCTGGCGGCCGACCTGGCGGCCAAGTCCACGGACGGCCACACCATGGTGATGGGGGTGTCGACCGCCCATGCCATCGCGCCGCACCTGCTGAAGCTGGGCTATGACAACGACCGCGACCTGACGCCGGTGGTGTTCGTGGGCGCCGTGCCCAACATCCTGGTGGTCAACAACGACGTGCCGGCCAAGTCGGTGCAGGAATTGATCGCCTTGCTCAAGAGCAAGCCCGGCACCTACAACTTCGCCAGCAGCGGTTCCGGCAGCACCCAGCACATCGCCGCCGAGCTGTTCAAGGACGCCACCGGCGTGCAGATGATCCACATCCCGTACCGCGGCAGCGGCCCGGCGCTGGTGGACCTGATGGGCGGGCAGGTGCAGATCGCGTTCGAGACCGCGTCTTCCGTGATCCCCCATATCAAGAGCGGCAAGGTGCGCGCGTTGGCCGTGCTGAGCGCCAAGCGCAACGCCCAGCTGCCCGACGTGCCGACCATGGCCGAGGCCGGCGTGCCGGGCGTGGAAATGAGCGCCTGGTACGGCATCTACATGCCCAGCGCCACGCCCGCCGCCAATCAGAAGCGCATCCATGACGCCGTCAACGGCATCCTGGCCCTGCCCGACACGCAGACCCGCCTGCAGGCGATCGGCGCCGATATCAACCCGATGAGCCAGGAGCAGTTCGCGCAGTTCCACAAGAGCGAGAACCAGCGCTACGCCGGCGTCATCAAGAAGAACAACATTTCCGTGGAATGA
- a CDS encoding glutathione S-transferase family protein, translating into MTPDLTLYDLAGADASLRFSPHCWKTRMALAHKGLTATTVPWRFTEKEAIDFSGQKLVPVLVHGEHVVSDSWQIACYLEDTFPERPSLFGGASGRALSLFVNSWSDTTLVPTLARLLLPSIHGLIHEKDRDYFRATREKRFGRLEDLPAGYEDQIAALRAALLPLRQMLGKQPYLAGAQPAYADYAVFGMFMWARCTSTLELLAQDDPVHAWRERLLDAHDGLARRAPAAQA; encoded by the coding sequence TTGACCCCGGATCTCACTCTCTATGACCTGGCCGGCGCCGATGCGTCGCTACGCTTCAGCCCGCATTGCTGGAAGACCCGCATGGCCCTGGCCCACAAGGGCCTGACCGCGACGACCGTGCCGTGGCGCTTCACGGAAAAGGAAGCCATAGACTTTTCCGGCCAGAAACTGGTGCCGGTGCTGGTGCATGGCGAACATGTCGTCAGCGATTCCTGGCAGATCGCCTGCTACCTGGAAGACACCTTCCCCGAGCGGCCCTCGTTGTTCGGCGGCGCCAGCGGCCGCGCGCTGAGCCTGTTCGTGAATTCATGGTCGGACACGACCCTGGTGCCGACGCTGGCGCGGTTGCTGCTGCCCAGCATCCACGGCCTGATCCACGAAAAGGACCGGGACTATTTCCGCGCCACGCGGGAGAAGCGCTTCGGCAGGCTGGAAGACCTGCCGGCGGGCTATGAAGACCAGATCGCCGCGCTGCGCGCGGCGCTGCTGCCCTTGCGGCAGATGCTGGGCAAGCAGCCCTATCTGGCAGGCGCTCAGCCGGCCTATGCCGACTATGCGGTGTTCGGCATGTTCATGTGGGCGCGCTGCACCAGCACGCTGGAACTGCTGGCCCAGGACGATCCGGTCCACGCCTGGCGCGAGCGCCTGCTCGACGCGCATGACGGCCTGGCCCGCCGCGCGCCGGCGGCGCAAGCCTGA
- a CDS encoding ABC transporter permease encodes MNFYAIRAIYLFEMARAWRTLMQSVLSPVISTSLYFVVFGSAIGSHMVEIDGVSYGAFIVPGMIMLALLTQSIANASFGIYMPRFSGTIYEIHSAPISYVEIVMGYVGAAASKSIILGLIMLATARLFVSFEVAHPFWMLGFLVLTAVTFSLFGFIIGIWADGFEKLQIIPLMIITPLTFLGGTFYSIKMLPPFWQTATLFNPVVYLVSGFRWAFYGVADVSVGVSVGMTLVFLLACLIGVRWIFKTGYRLKT; translated from the coding sequence ATGAACTTCTACGCCATCCGCGCTATCTACCTGTTTGAAATGGCCCGCGCGTGGCGCACGCTGATGCAGAGCGTGCTGTCGCCCGTGATCTCCACCTCGCTGTATTTCGTGGTGTTCGGTTCAGCCATTGGTTCGCACATGGTCGAGATCGACGGCGTGAGCTACGGCGCCTTCATCGTGCCTGGCATGATCATGCTGGCGCTGCTGACGCAAAGCATCGCCAACGCGTCCTTCGGCATCTACATGCCGCGCTTCTCGGGCACCATCTACGAAATCCACTCGGCGCCCATCTCCTATGTGGAGATCGTCATGGGCTATGTGGGCGCCGCAGCCAGCAAGTCCATCATCCTGGGGCTCATCATGTTGGCCACGGCGCGGCTGTTCGTGTCGTTCGAGGTCGCGCATCCGTTCTGGATGCTGGGCTTCCTGGTGCTGACGGCCGTGACCTTCAGCCTGTTCGGCTTCATCATCGGCATCTGGGCCGACGGCTTCGAAAAGCTGCAGATCATCCCGCTGATGATCATCACGCCGCTGACCTTCCTGGGCGGCACTTTCTATTCCATCAAGATGCTGCCGCCGTTCTGGCAGACCGCCACGCTGTTCAACCCGGTGGTGTATCTGGTCAGCGGCTTTCGCTGGGCCTTCTATGGCGTCGCGGACGTCAGCGTCGGCGTCAGCGTGGGCATGACGCTGGTGTTCCTGCTGGCCTGCCTGATTGGGGTGCGCTGGATCTTCAAGACCGGTTACCGGCTGAAGACCTAG
- a CDS encoding L-rhamnonate dehydratase, with protein MKIKSVRARVYEWTGKTVPPQGNFCSNAMDLLYSKQETMSTFRFHGWTVVEVETDDGIVGLGNVALAPRVAKAIIDQYLAPLVIGQDPWDYEYLWQRMYRSTHAWGRKGVTMAAISAVDLAIWDILGKSVNKPVFKLLGGRTKEKIPVYYSKLYRTDLKAMQEEAQTYLDQGFTAFKMRFGYGPAHLQKGVSENLKSVEAVREVIGYDTDLMLECYMGWNLEYAKRILPKLEKFEPRWLEEPVIADDIDGYAELNQLTSIPISGGEHEFSLYGFKQLLDRKAVSVVQYDTNRVGGITAAHKINALCEAYSVPVVPHAGQMHNYHLTMSTLASPMSEYFPMFDVEVGNELFYYIFDGEPVAKEGFIDLDDDKPGLGLTLKTEYLKDFNIIE; from the coding sequence ATGAAGATCAAATCCGTCCGCGCCCGCGTCTACGAGTGGACCGGCAAGACCGTGCCGCCGCAGGGCAATTTCTGCTCCAACGCCATGGACCTGCTGTATTCCAAGCAGGAAACCATGAGCACCTTCCGCTTCCATGGCTGGACCGTGGTCGAGGTGGAGACGGACGACGGCATCGTGGGCCTGGGCAACGTGGCGCTGGCGCCGCGCGTGGCCAAGGCCATCATCGACCAGTACCTGGCCCCGCTGGTGATCGGGCAGGATCCCTGGGACTACGAATACCTGTGGCAGCGCATGTATCGGTCCACCCATGCCTGGGGCCGCAAGGGCGTGACCATGGCGGCGATCTCGGCGGTGGACCTGGCCATCTGGGACATCCTGGGCAAGTCGGTGAACAAGCCGGTCTTCAAGCTGCTGGGCGGCCGCACCAAGGAAAAGATCCCGGTCTATTACTCCAAGCTCTATCGCACCGACCTGAAGGCCATGCAGGAAGAGGCCCAGACCTATCTGGACCAGGGCTTCACCGCTTTCAAGATGCGCTTCGGCTATGGCCCGGCGCACCTGCAGAAAGGCGTGTCGGAGAACCTGAAGTCGGTGGAGGCGGTGCGCGAGGTGATCGGCTACGACACCGACCTGATGCTGGAGTGCTACATGGGCTGGAATCTTGAGTACGCCAAGCGCATCCTGCCCAAGCTGGAGAAGTTCGAGCCGCGCTGGCTGGAGGAACCCGTCATCGCCGACGACATCGACGGCTATGCGGAACTGAACCAGCTCACCTCGATCCCGATCTCCGGCGGCGAACACGAATTCTCGCTCTACGGCTTCAAGCAGCTGCTGGACCGCAAGGCGGTGTCGGTGGTGCAGTACGACACCAACCGCGTCGGCGGCATCACGGCGGCGCACAAGATCAACGCGCTGTGCGAGGCCTACAGCGTGCCGGTGGTGCCGCATGCCGGCCAGATGCACAACTACCACCTGACCATGAGCACGCTGGCCTCGCCCATGAGCGAGTACTTCCCCATGTTCGACGTGGAGGTCGGCAACGAACTGTTCTATTACATCTTCGATGGCGAGCCGGTGGCCAAGGAAGGCTTCATCGACCTGGACGACGACAAGCCGGGGCTGGGCCTGACGCTGAAGACCGAATACCTCAAAGACTTCAACATCATCGAATAA
- a CDS encoding 4-hydroxythreonine-4-phosphate dehydrogenase PdxA gives MSTQQKPVIALTLGDPAGIGAELIARLLARPEATQQANIVLVGDEWLWREGQRVAGVQVATQPVDSIEAVRGRPDTGAPAWLGVDTIKPGQVHVGQAEAAGGASVLRVLNACMDAARDGHVDAICFAPLNKYAMKLGGLGHDDELHHFAQYLGVTGYFCEFNTLGDLWTSRVSSHIPLKDAAAALSIDGIKDATRLIYRSLQANGIAEPRVAVAAFNPHGGDGGTCGREEVDIIAPAVRQLNEEGLPVQGPFPADTIFLKAQAGEFQAIVTMYHDQGQIAIKLLGFSRGVTVQGGLPIPITTPAHGTAYDIAGLGRANLDATWQAFLIACRMGLSHRAARTQAG, from the coding sequence ATGAGTACGCAGCAGAAACCCGTCATTGCCCTGACCCTGGGCGACCCCGCCGGCATCGGCGCCGAACTGATCGCCCGCCTGCTGGCCAGGCCAGAAGCCACGCAGCAGGCGAACATCGTGCTGGTGGGCGACGAGTGGCTGTGGCGCGAAGGCCAGCGGGTGGCGGGTGTGCAGGTCGCCACCCAGCCCGTGGACAGCATCGAGGCGGTGCGCGGCCGGCCGGACACCGGCGCGCCCGCCTGGCTGGGGGTGGACACCATCAAACCCGGCCAGGTGCATGTGGGTCAGGCCGAGGCCGCGGGCGGCGCGTCGGTGCTGCGGGTGCTCAACGCCTGCATGGACGCGGCGCGCGACGGCCACGTCGACGCCATCTGTTTCGCGCCCTTGAACAAGTACGCCATGAAGCTGGGCGGCCTGGGGCATGACGACGAGTTGCACCATTTTGCGCAGTACCTGGGCGTGACCGGCTACTTCTGCGAGTTCAACACCCTGGGCGACCTGTGGACCTCGCGCGTGTCCTCGCATATCCCGCTGAAGGACGCGGCGGCGGCGCTCAGCATCGACGGCATCAAGGACGCCACCCGACTGATCTACCGTTCGCTGCAGGCCAACGGCATTGCCGAGCCGCGCGTGGCGGTGGCGGCCTTCAACCCGCATGGCGGCGACGGCGGCACCTGCGGCCGCGAAGAGGTGGACATCATCGCGCCGGCCGTGCGGCAACTGAATGAAGAGGGGCTGCCGGTGCAAGGGCCGTTCCCCGCCGACACCATCTTCCTGAAGGCCCAGGCCGGCGAGTTCCAGGCCATCGTCACCATGTACCACGACCAGGGCCAGATCGCGATCAAGCTGCTGGGCTTCTCGCGCGGCGTGACGGTGCAGGGCGGCCTGCCCATCCCCATCACCACGCCGGCCCACGGCACGGCGTACGACATCGCAGGCCTCGGCCGCGCCAACCTGGACGCCACCTGGCAGGCCTTTCTCATCGCCTGCCGCATGGGCCTGTCGCACCGCGCCGCGCGGACGCAGGCCGGCTGA
- a CDS encoding ABC transporter ATP-binding protein — MQPVISVQDLSKRYASGFQALKSVNLDIRRGEIFALLGPNGAGKTTLISIICGIVNPTAGRVLADGHDIVTEFRAARAKIGLVPQEISTDAFESVWNTVNFSRGLFGKPTDHAYVEKVLRDLSLWDKKDSRIMALSGGMKRRVMIAKALSHEPAILFLDEPTAGVDVELRRGMWEMVRRLRESGVTIILTTHYIEEAQEMADRIGVIRKGEIILVEEKHALMAKLGKRQLALTLKAPLPGIPTALDAFQLDLSDNGHKLVYTYDNQGGGEISRLLHELSRLEIEFTDLNSSESSLEDIFVSLVHGQS, encoded by the coding sequence GTGCAGCCGGTCATTTCAGTTCAGGATCTATCCAAACGGTACGCATCCGGATTCCAGGCGCTCAAGAGCGTGAACCTGGACATCCGGCGCGGCGAGATCTTCGCCCTGCTCGGGCCCAACGGCGCGGGCAAGACCACGCTGATCAGCATCATCTGCGGCATCGTCAATCCCACCGCCGGCCGCGTGCTGGCCGATGGCCACGACATCGTCACGGAGTTCCGCGCGGCCCGCGCCAAGATCGGCCTGGTGCCGCAGGAAATTTCCACCGACGCGTTCGAAAGCGTCTGGAACACCGTCAACTTCAGCCGCGGCCTGTTCGGCAAGCCGACCGACCACGCCTACGTCGAGAAGGTGCTGCGCGACCTGTCCCTGTGGGACAAGAAGGACAGCCGCATCATGGCGCTGTCGGGCGGCATGAAGCGGCGCGTCATGATCGCCAAGGCGTTGTCGCATGAGCCCGCGATCCTGTTCCTGGACGAGCCCACCGCCGGCGTGGACGTGGAGCTGCGGCGCGGCATGTGGGAAATGGTGCGGCGGCTGCGCGAAAGCGGCGTCACCATCATCCTCACCACGCACTACATCGAGGAAGCCCAGGAAATGGCCGACCGCATCGGCGTTATCCGCAAGGGCGAGATCATCCTGGTCGAAGAGAAGCACGCGCTGATGGCCAAGCTGGGCAAGCGCCAGCTGGCGCTGACCCTGAAGGCGCCGCTGCCGGGCATCCCGACGGCGCTGGACGCCTTCCAGCTGGACCTGTCCGACAACGGGCACAAGCTGGTCTACACCTACGACAACCAGGGCGGCGGGGAAATCTCCCGGCTGCTGCATGAACTGTCGCGCCTGGAGATCGAATTCACCGACCTGAATTCGTCGGAAAGCTCTCTCGAGGATATCTTTGTCAGCCTGGTGCACGGTCAATCATGA
- a CDS encoding zinc ribbon domain-containing protein YjdM, which yields MSALPACPKCQSEYTYEDGALYVCPECAHEWPAQAAESADEAARVYRDSAGNVLQDGDTVTVIKDLKLKGSGGVVKMGTKVKGIRLVDGDHDIDCKIDGFGAMSLKSEFVKKV from the coding sequence GTGAGCGCACTGCCCGCCTGTCCCAAATGCCAGTCCGAATACACCTATGAAGACGGCGCCCTGTACGTCTGCCCGGAATGCGCGCATGAATGGCCGGCGCAGGCCGCGGAATCTGCCGATGAAGCCGCCCGCGTCTACCGCGATTCGGCCGGCAATGTGCTGCAGGACGGCGACACCGTCACCGTCATCAAGGACCTGAAACTCAAGGGTTCCGGCGGCGTGGTCAAGATGGGCACCAAGGTCAAGGGCATCCGCCTGGTCGATGGCGACCACGACATCGATTGCAAGATCGACGGCTTCGGGGCGATGAGCCTGAAGTCGGAGTTTGTGAAGAAGGTATAA